CTCGAGGAGAGTCTCAAGCCTTGAAGATACGCACAAGAAATGCAGACCCCGGCCGGATTCTGTCGACGCGCGCCGCATGGTACGCATTTACCGGCCAGGACTTACCTGCGCCGTTCTCATCGCAACGGCTCCTAATAAGGCTTCTGTGTGGATGTAGCCCAATCATCTCGTTCTGAGTCCGATGATATGATTCTCTGTCGGTCCCCGACGTAGAACACGCTCGCCATGAAACGCGACACGGTCCCTCGTATGCAACAGGATGCCGTGTTAGCCTACATGTAATGTCATCTCATTTGGCAACTCATCTAGATTCTGGACCGTGCGCAAATGCTTCGTTTTTGTGGATGAGTCAGGAGACCTTGGATTTGGCAAGGGCTCCACGCGCCACATCACCCTAGCTGCAGTCATCGTAGAGGAGTATTCTCGACTGGAACGAATCCCGCAGAAGTTGCGGAGAAGGCGCCTGAAGAAGAACCTGCTCCGGAAGCCTGAATTGAAGTTTCACAACTCGAGCCCTGAGTTGAGAAAGGCGGTACTGAAGAGGATCGTGGAATTGAACGACGCGCAGGTCGTCTGCGTGACTGTCGACAAGGCGAACGCGAAGGAGGGAGACAAGAGCCACAGAGAGGACATCTACATGCGCGCTTCAGGTGAGCTTGTTCACGAGATTGCGAATCTCGTCAGAGTCCGTGACGAAATGACGATCGTCTTCGATGCAAGACCCTGCAACCGGGACTTCGGAACTGGGTTCGACAGGAGCATCCGAGCACACGTGATCGATGGATATCGAGAATTGGGCTACATCCCACCAGAGGTAAGGGTCAGAAGATTAAACTCCCTGAACTCGAGGGGCTTACAGGTTGCGGACTTTGTGGCAGGGGCGGTTCGAAGGAAGCACGAGGTCGGAGATGCCAGCTATCATGCAATCATTGCGCCCATACTAGCGATGGAAAAACTAATCCAACTATGAGACGACAAAGGTAGCAGACCCTGGCCGGAGTCTTTACCATGCGCCTCAT
This is a stretch of genomic DNA from Candidatus Thermoplasmatota archaeon. It encodes these proteins:
- a CDS encoding DUF3800 domain-containing protein — encoded protein: MRKCFVFVDESGDLGFGKGSTRHITLAAVIVEEYSRLERIPQKLRRRRLKKNLLRKPELKFHNSSPELRKAVLKRIVELNDAQVVCVTVDKANAKEGDKSHREDIYMRASGELVHEIANLVRVRDEMTIVFDARPCNRDFGTGFDRSIRAHVIDGYRELGYIPPEVRVRRLNSLNSRGLQVADFVAGAVRRKHEVGDASYHAIIAPILAMEKLIQL